The stretch of DNA ctctctctctctctctctctctctctctctctctctctctctctctctctctctatatatatatatatatatatatatatatatatatatatatatatatatatatatatatatatatatatatatatatatatatatatatatatatatatatatatatatatatatatatatatatatatatatatatatatatatatatatatatatatatatatatatatatatatatatatatatatatatatatatatatatatatatatatatatatatatatatatatatatatatatatatatatatatatatatatatatatatatatatatatatatatatatatatatatatatatatatatatatatatatatatatatatatatatatatatatatatatatatatatatatatatatatatatatatatatatatatatatatatatatatatatatatatatatatatatatatatatatatatatatatatatatatatatatatatatatatatatatatatatatatatatatatatatatatatatatatatatatatatatatatatatatatatatatatatatatatatatatatatatatatatatatatatatatatatatatatatatatatatatatatatatatatatatatatatatatatatttatttatttatttatttatttatttattcatttatgttgaTGGTTCAGGAGCAAAGGATGGAGATGTGggcaaggttgtgtgtgtgtgtgtgtgtgtgtgtgtgtgtatttgtaaaaAAAGGTATGTacagttcttttttctcttgcctgcttttcatttcctttataccTGCACTTCTATATTGATACAGAAAAACAATATCTAAAGAATCACTCACAAATCGTAAAGCACAAGATGTCAAATTCTTCCTAAGTTCTTCCTCTAAATTTATGAAATAGCCTCAAAGGTTCCATGATCAAGCTGGTGACACAGAGCATGGACCCCAGCAAAGTAGTCATTAGACAGTAACCTTGAACCTGGGAGCATTAGTAACTCCACCAAAATGTGCCTGTTAGCTTCACTTCCCAAGCAGTCCCTTGTCAGTCTCTTTAGTGACTCAAGATcactcgccaccaccactttaGGCCAACAAAAGGaaatcctcatcatcattgacCGCTTGATTGCAGTGAAAGGAAGAACACGTGCTGCTGGACATAACATAGTGACACCCATTTCCCACTACACTCAAATTGGCCATCTCTGAGTGAAGTGGGAAAAATCTCCCAATGCAGACTTCTAAGTGAAGGAGTTTTCGCCATTCTTTTCCCACTCTTATTACTCTGAAGGTATTGCCAGTTTTCTTGTGTAAGATCCCTCTTGGTGTCTTCCTCGTCACTCTCCTCACCCATGCACAGAACCTGACGCGTCCCACACTTTGCAGGAGAATATGGGTGACGGGTCGGGTGAGCCCAGGTCGGACTTGCAGGAGCTGCAGTTCAAGTCCAACCAGGTGACAGATGAAACCCTCGAGTCCACCCGGCGGATGCTCTCCCTCTGTGAGGAGGTGAGTCCTGATCTCTGTGTCACTGCCATTGTGCACATCTCAGTGCATTGTTTGAGGTTCATtaattttactcattcattGAAATATGAAAGTCTTCAGTTTCTTTATGTTCACTATTTGTTCACTCATTGTAGCGTCATCCATCAAAAGATTTATTAATCTTAAGCTATTCATGTCACCGATTATTCACCATTGCTAATTGCTTTGGCATTGTCATTTATCTCTTCAGTCATTTAGTCTCTTCATCATTACCATATGATCCATAGCCTCATTCCTATTGTCATATGAATTTTCTAGTCAAGCATTAATGTATTCAGCTGAGTTCACAAATAagtatttttgtaatttttttttttataggcaTTTTTGAATATTGGTACTGTAATACATTTGATCTTAAATTCAGTTTCTCTGCATATCATTAAGGAAATTTAGTATTGGTGTGTTTGTTCTTTCCATTGTGACCAGCACACTGATGATCTCTGTATCACAGGCAGGAGGAAATGTCACAGTCATGTTCAGGAAGTTCACATTAGGCTCATGGAACATTCTGATCCTTTCTAACATGTTCATCCACTCAGAGTGTAACCTCATGCAGGCACTGGGATACCACTGTGACTTTACAAAGATGTTTAACCTTAGGGAATGCATTTGACTTGTAAGGTTTGGTACATAGAAATCTTGTTGTTGTGGTATTTTAGTCATTAACATTGTTATGATGTAGTTAGAGATGACTTTAGTGTGACTAGTACAGGGTTATCATTAACACTACATATTTGCATTAGGAGCTCATGGAATTGTGGCATAATTCTTTGTTGTATACTCCTAAGCATACAGTCACCAGAGAAAAACATCACTTGATAAAGACATACTAAAAAACTGAAAGGACATTCAGATCACCACATGCATTCCTTAAGATACCTACCGTACACTGAACACCACTCCTCATAAATTGCCTCTGAGTGCACCCAGGCAGACAAACTCACCAGGACATCAGCTCATCCTATACCATGTCTTGAGGTATCTAGGGTCACATTAAGATATTTAGCAACACAATAAACATCGCTCCTCATGGCTGTCTTTCTGACTTTACCCAGGCAAATTCAAACTCTGAGAAATTTGCTGTTGTGTTGccaccacagcacacacactcctccttccttcactcagacCCACATAGGTACAATAACTATTTTCACACCATATAGTTGAAATTCCAGCTTACATGTTAAACCTCTGGTAGGCTGGTTGACCAGAGCTGCTCCATCATTCTTGTAACCTCTCTTACACGCTCACACAGTCCAAGGAGGCAGGCATCCGCACCCTGGTTGCTCTCGATGACCAGGGAGGTGAGTCAGCTTGGGTCTTGCTGACACCAAGCACTAGAAAGATGTGCCAGCTAGATTAGTGTAGCTTTATGTGTGCCATTTCATTTTTATACTTTCAAGATGTTATTTTGTGCAGGATTTTTCTCCTCAGTAGCTGCACCAGTAGGCTAGACCACCTTGATCCTTGTATCAGACCCAGGCACTATGCAGCATGGCTTCCTGTTGTAGTACTCTTTGTATATTGTATCCATTTCAGTAGAAGCAAGCATTTCATTATGTACAGGTAACCGCCAGATAAGTTTGTAAATGTTTATGAGTAAAAAATGCAGCCATTATGCAGTAAGGAAATTAAGCTAATTTGTAGCCACACTGGATGACTTGCTGGTGATGCATATATGAAGCAATAGAGGAATTGTGAAGCAGAATACgtaagatgaaaaatacacGCACTGTCTCTCATAGTGTTCTCAGGAGCAAAAGATATTCATGGTgatcccttcttctcccttccttcccaagCCATAagattttgcattttctttaacCTATCCACTCACATCCTACCCGAGTGCACTTGCAACACCTGGACCTCCCCTTGCCCTCCCTGACACACTGAAGTCTTGGTCCTCAGAGCAACGAGGTGGGAATCACAACCATGGTGCTGCTGGATGAACAGGGTGGTGAGTCCCTTCATCACCAGTGTGGGTTGGGCAGCATCTGGGCACAGTGCTGGTTGAGTCTCACATCCCCATTCCCCATTGCTATTTTGTTGTCCCTCTTACCCTCCCCTGGCCACTTTTACCCTCTCTTTATAACTTTGGCTGCTCTTTTTctacttattcctccttttattctaaTTGGATCTGAAGTCTTCTCTGAACTACTGCCTTCTTGCTTTACTATCCCCCTCTTGGCCAGTGTGTCCTGCCCTGCCTTCTCCCctcatccattttttcctcccccagCTATACATGTGTCTGTGTATCCCCACTCCCTGCCCTTTTACCACTATGCtacagtttccttttcttttggtgGGAGGAGTGAGTTTTGCTGATATTTGTTTgaatgtgttgtttttattttttttacacatttattttttgtttgataGAGAAATGGCAGATGGTAATAATGACTGTAGCTCTTTTGTGTGTCTTACATGTGATGGTTTTTCCTACCAAATCTGCTGTTCTTTACTGatatatttgcttatttattggTTCGAAGGAAATTTTGAAGCGTTAACTGTTGACTGTCCATTTAGAGAGCGTGTGAAGAGCTGAGGGATGGAAGCAACAGCCACTGATCATACAAGTGGGAAAGATGTTGTGTGTAGGAATAAGCCTGAATTATTCATGGCATTCTCCAATAGAGCAAAAAATTAATGTCGACTTTTATTTTAGTTGTCAAAAAAagcatgtgattttttttcttttgaatcaTGAATTAACGtctcaagttaggttagtttgttaatttcttttattgttttcttcctgcCAACTGTTCTTTTCATCCTGGTCCCCCACCCAACTAGAGTCAAGATGCAGGAGCAAAAACACTGTACATGCTAAACGACCAAGGGGGTAAGACGTGTCCTGTTATACTTATATTTTGCTTCCCTCCATCCCACACCACTaaccacaatcacacacacatttgcacgTCTGCCTGAGCTGCTGTGCGTGTGgctaactgactaactggtaAGGGAGGAGTGGTGATGTGGTTTGGGAAGGAGATGGATGGATATGAGGTGGCAGGGAGTCACTGTTACACTGGTGAGGACTGTGCCCCATGAACTGTCTTGGGGACCTTTGTTCACTAGAGCTTCCTCATCAGTTAATAACCACTTAAACTGTGATGATTTACATATCTTAAAGCCATGATGGAATTTGGCATGAAGGGGCTTGATGGTGTATATCTGAACAAGAATGTTGGCTGTACAATCAacttagaataaataaaaagaggccAGCTCAGCAATAACTTTTGTTTTTCATGAGCTTTGCGATTCAGAGATGACAGAGAGAAGCTGCAGAGAAAAGACTGTATTAATGCATGCTCATGTGGCCACTGTTGCCCTAAGTAGTGAAAACAAATGTATCTCagagctatttatttattttaacttttatttggtTTATAGACATGAAATTCACCAAACTTTGTGGCATAAGTACTGAGGGCAACTGTACATACAAACATGCGTATAGACATAGACAAGTGTATATCTGTGCATGTATGTTTGAAGCCACCTTGCTTCATTTTACTATTGCCAATTTTTTTGCAATTatagctatttttctttttctttttccttttaacaatttgcttatatatatatatatatatatatatatatatatatatatatatatatatatatatatatatatatatatatatattataaccCATTGCACATGGTCACACAGTACTGATTATTTCATGGAACATCtgacttccttttatttatttttttctctagtaAATCATCAGTACTCTGTggttttcatcatttattttcctgcCTCAGAGACTTTGGCCTTGCTTCTCATGCACTACTGTTTGCACACCTAGTAGTTGGTATGGTTGGTGCACAGCTTTGACTGCATGTTGCCTTCCTTACTTGCATGATACCTCTCCCTTGGTTCTCCCCTAGACCCAGGAGACCGGCATTAAGACCTTAGTAGAGCTTGACACCCAGGGCCGTAAGTATGCCACCTCTAGTATGCCTGTATGCTTCCTTGCTGCACAATCAAAATACCAAGATCAGTTTTATGCATTGAAAAGTCTGAAGTCATGCAATAAACATTTGATAAACTTTTTATCCCCGCTAAGGGAAACCTGGGTAGGAGTGTCAGGTTCAAAGCATGCAAGATGTGGAGACATAACTCAGGCACGTCGGCATTAATGGTGGTCAGGTTATCTAATACTTTTTGGTATTGTCCCAAATATCAGTGATTGATACAATATAAAGGTACAACAATAGCAGAAGTGATTACCCATCCAGATATATAATTAAAGTTAAAAGAAATACCTTGGAATTTGCCTTCATGTTCTCATTTTTATATAAGTATTACTCCAACAAATACTGAGTATATTCCTTAGGGAACAAACATAGATAGAGATATGGTATCTGTAGTCAGACTGAGAAGGTATCTCAGTGGTTGTGTGGGTGACCAACAGAACAATTGGACCGGATCGAGGAAGGGATGGACCAGATCAATGCCGACATGAAGGAAGCCGAGAAGAACTTGACTGGGATGGAGAAATGCTGTGGATTGTGTGTCCTCCCCTGCAACAAGTGAGTACCCTTTGAGTGGACTTTATACCATCACTGGGGCCAGGGCAGGAGACAGTCCAGCACAGGCAAAGAGGAGAATTTCCTTCCTTGAGGTAGCCCCCCTGCAACTAGGGATATCTTACTACATGGGTGAAATGATAGTTGTTACAGAAAGTCAAGCAAAACTTCTGAGTCATAATGAGACACACCTTGGCTCTGCTCCTCATGAGTTGATGTGCTGACCAAGCTAGGTGCCAAGAATGCAGCACCAGCATGCAAGGGCCTGTGTCAAGGTGGGGTGTTCCTCTCTGCTGGTGATGGGCTGTCCCTAGGTCCCTCTGTCTGCTGGGGGTGTGCGCAGCCAGAGGTGATTTGCCCCTGTCCTTCCTAGGCTGATGTTACTTTATATTCAGTGTTGTCAAgtgcatttgttttctttaatttctaatgaactatgaataaatatacactttaattaatattctttagactctcttaattttcttaattaaataagactgtgggaaaaaaaatgttggctgTTAAGTTTGAGTCAACTTGAGCTTAGTAACGTTAATTCAGGACCAAGTTGACACATTCTCTGATCTTTATTCCAGAACGTAAGTTCTTTCCTTGATTGTGCTCCAAGTTAAGAGGTCAGGGACTGTCAGAACGTGACTGTAAGGTAAAGGCCATCCACCTGAGCTTAACATTTCTGGACTGAACACTAGAGAACTCAGCTCGTGGTATCTTGGCCCGCTGGAGGGCTTGGTCACCCCCCGCCCCCTGCACTACACCCTCACCCCCTCTCACTGTCACCAGCACATGCTGCCAAACACACCTTTGCCAGGGGAGGGTGGCAGGGCTGGCAGGGTGGAGGCATGGCCCTGCAGACCCGTACCTCTAGAGATGTCTCACACAATCTTAATGAGCCAGACCTCCTGTGGCAGTCCTTCAGCTGTAGTGCAGGAGTGAGGGAGTCACTACCAGCATggcacactactactactactactattactactattactattattactattactacttagcCTCCAGAGTTGCCTGTAACAGTTTATTGGTCGTCAGCCAGAGTTTCTCAGGAGTGACTCTTAGAAGCACGGGAGGACGCGATGCTGCTTGTTGCAACTGTTTAGATCCTCCCAGCGACCCAGCACTCACTCAGAGCCAACCAATAATGTTATGAACTGCGAAAAAttcatcctctttcccttcctttccctacacacacacacacacacacacacacacacacacacacacacacacacacacacacacacacacacacacacacagagcagtgCCTCATGGGTCAGTGGTAAAGGGGTTGAGTCTGTGTTGGTTGGCATGGCTAGCATATGTTCAAACCACACCAGGGGCTGGTCACCCATGGGAATTTTTCCACTGACCATGGGGatggggtgtgtggtgtgcaagGTCACGGTCTTACCCAATGATCGGTAATAATGAGCTCCAAGCTCACACCGAGAGGGTGACAGCTGGTGGTTGCAGGTTTGCTTGTGATCAAGCCTTggtgaatgcacacacacacacacacacacacacacacacacacacacacacacacacacacacacacacacacacacacacacccaccttgCTTGTTGTGCAGTAACAAGGCTCCGCCAGAACAAGCTTTCCCCCGTCCTTGCCATACACTGAAGAACATTCAGAATAaccagtgatatatatatatatatatatatatatatatatatatatatatatatatatatatatatatatatatatatatatataagtgatgaaagggaaaatatcAGATCTTTTTGCTTGTTGataattcttttcatcttcagaACTTCGATTCCTATTTGCTTGAACATTGCCTGATACATAGGTGTATATAAGTTCaaattatttttgtatatatatatatataaataaatatatatatatatatatatatatatatatatatatatatatatatatatatatatatatatatatatatatatatatatatatatatatatatatatatatatatatatatatatatatatatatatatatatatatatatatatatatatatatatatatatatatatatatatatatatatatatatatatatatatatatatatatatatatatatatatatatatatatatatatatatatatatatatatatatatatatatatatatatatatatatatatatatatatatatatatatatatatatatatatatatatatatatatatatatatatatatatatatatatatatatatatatatatatatatatatatatatatatatatatatatatatatatatatatatatatatatatatatatatatatatatatatatatatatatatatatatatatatatatatatatatatatatatatatatatatatatatatatatatatatatatatatatatatatatatatatatatatatatatatatatatatatatatatatatatatatatatatatatatatatatatatatatatatatatatatatatatatatatatatatatatatatatatatatattttattcagTGCCAATTTTCCCATTACTTTTTTGGCTATTATGCAACATTTGAGAGGCACAGGCTGctgttgccgctgctgctgctgttgccgctGCTGCGACTGGCTCGCAGGCACCACTGAGACAGCATGTGTTAggctcacctcaccccacccctgTCCCCACTCTCTCCACCCcacctcactcccctcaccatcaccaccatcaccatcactgcttccaCTGTCTTTGCTGCAAGTATTgctgcctctctcctctttctcctcttcacccaTTGAAAAGAAGTGTTAAAGTAATtgctcaaatctctctctctctctctctctctctctctctctctctctctctctctctctctctctctctctctctctctctctctctctctctctctctctctctctctctctctctctctctctctctctctctctctctctctctctctctctctctctctctgtgtgtgtgtgtgtgtgtatatatatatatatatatatatatatatatatatatatatatatatatatatatatatatatatatatatatatatatatacacacacacacacattattgttAAAATTCAAATTTTGCTCAATACTACATTGTCTTTAGTAGTCATTGACATTTATCAATAGATTTTACCACTGGATTTATGGTTGTGATAATGTAGCAGAGGACTTCATTGTTTTGAGGtaaagtgaggtgaggtagtgGAAGGACGGTACCGAATCTAAACACTAACACTAAGGTAATAGTGAGCCATGTGGCTGGTGCCACAGTGTTTGGTAATGTTGTGTAGGAGTATCTTGACTACTAatgtattttgaaaattagtgtGCAAAGATGTAGTGCTTTGATGGGTAGTGTGAGTAATCCAGTTGTGTATTGGTTGCAGTAAGTAAACTCAGGAGTTAAGGATTGAAAGAAGTAATTTTTAATGTGTGTGCTGGAACCTCTTGGTGTTTATGTTCTATGGTTGGAATAATGTTATGAAAGGAATGTTATTTGTGTGCAGAGACTGAAAAGTTGGAACAAGTGAGAGAAATGCAAACTTCTCCAGCTTATGAGAGATGGTGTGGGTGTTCATGCATGAGGGATTAAATGTGCCATGGCAGCAGAATTTGACCTTTGAAAGGTTGATATGAAGTGATTGAAGTGTGACAAGGTGCTTGATGCAGTGAATGTCTAGTGCACTGCTAATGTCAGAATAGCACAGTAAGTGTAGAGTTGATGAATAGATTGGACTGAAAGTGTAgtagaacgaagagagagaaatgtgcatTGGTCTGATGTAataatgagggaagagaagagtaagggAATGAGGCATGTTTAAATGGAAGGTAGATCAGAGAGAACTTGAAATGAGATCATGAGTAGGAACATGTAACCTGGAGGACTTGACAAACCATAACTTAGTGTACTGCAATTATGTGAAAAAGAAATCCTAACCCATTTAGATGTAGAAGTTGCCTCTCGGTGCAGGAACAATCGGTAGAGCTTGCATCTCCTCAGGCCAATATGTGGCAGTAACCAGTCTTCTCTATGTCAGTGCGTGCTTTTATCCTTTACCCATATCCTCTGTAAGTACTTCTATATTCTAacccttccctttagcttgtcTCCTTACTATCATGATCCAACAAACTTtactcccccacctctctctctctctctctctctctctctctctctctctctctctctctctctctctctctctctctctctctctctctctctctctctctctctctctctcctcattttctgttgatttttatctttttaattcttGGATCCTTCATATTGTaatcctctctcttgtctcttcctttaccaaaacccatcactattttcccttcctactcatttttaatccttcctgtccccatcctcttcccttccttgcctctgCTCCAGGatgagagggtggtggtggtggtggtgttggtgaggagGATAGAAATGCATCATGCTCAACACATAGTCTCTTATTGATTTTCCCATCTTAAATATCCtttgcttttttcctcctcctcctcctcctcctcctcctcctcctcctcctcctcctcctcctcctcctcctcctcctcctcctcctcctcctcctcctcctcctcctcctcctgctccatcacaaccaccaccaccaccgccacctccaccaccacggtcACCATTTATCCTTTTAAGACTAGaattttcagtttctctctctctctctctctctctctctctctctctctctctctctctctctctctctctctctctctctctctctctctctctctctctctctctctctctctctctctctctcgtaaaaaaaATGGCAGCAGATTTGGTAACAGCATGGCCACTATgttcagttacacacacacacacacggattaaATGATTACCATCCTTATCACTAAAGTCGAtatttttgctcctcctcctcctcctcctcctcctcctcctcctcctcctcctcctcctcctcctcctcctcctcctcctcctcctcctcctcctcctcctcctcctcctcctcctcctcctcctcctcctcctcctcctcgtctttcttcttctccttctcctgctcctgctcctgctcctcctaacTCTTAATGAATAATGCCTGCACCTGTTATAATTCATTGCATCCCAGTTATTTTTATATGTCTtactgtgttattattattattattgttttttatcatttttcttatcatttttacttaTGATTTTGAGCTGCATCATTATATTTACCATAGTGTATGTTACTTATGATACAGTGCATAAATGTTTAGATTCATTAAGTTTCaaattgaagttttttttttttatttaccttttcaaAGAAACGGCTAggatttttcttgtctttggtTGTTTTTCCCAGCAGCCTTTTGATTTTTACCTTTCTCAGTTTGTATGGGCCATTTACTTAACATACTTACCATAGAGGTTTTCCATACGGCTTCTTGAAATCATGAATCGAGGATAATTCCGCATGTGCCGCTCTTCTCACCCCTGCCTCAAGGGGTGGGGACTACTTACTTTAGTGCCAGTTCATGGCTCCCCACCACACGGATCAAACCAACCCCCTAGAGCCTAGCCGGCCGTGCTGCCTGCCTGCACTCCCGTCCCCTTCTTGCCTTGTCGCCGCCTAACCGCTTAAGTCACTTTGCCACTTTCCACAGATCCTCACAGTTTAAGGAGGATGAATCCACCTGGAAGGGCAAGGAGGATGGTGTGGTGAGCTCCCAGCCCCAGCGAGTCATGGACGACCGTAATGGCTTGGGACCTTCTGGAGGCTACATTGGACGGTGAGTGTCGTCTTGTCTTGTTAGTCTGTTCTGCATattaattatgctttttttttttttttttttttttttttttatatatatatatataccatgtgggcttttcacggaaatttatgggctaaaggggatactttttaaggtacctcctatctcaaagcccacccgctaggaaaccgttgccctgagtgaggaagcccaacctgcactcagaccgtggacaggattcgaacccgtgcgcttggagacccctcgaaccccaaagcacgcatggtcccactgtaccacggcctTTGTACATTTAACACAAACTGAAGATCCTCAGTGCTCACAGCTCCAACAATATACTACAGTGTTTCTGTAATACAGGATAGTGGTTGCAGTCGCATCCTGTTTAGAGTGTAGATAGGTGCTATAAACAGAATGTCCTGGAGGACAGAATGGCCATTGAAGATGTGtgcatttgtgtatgtgtgtgtggagagcaaAGGTGAACAGGTAGAGATGTGGTGTGGTTTGGAAAGTGGTGGGAGTTGCTTTGACTATAGagttctgttcttttcttttatgcatatgtgtgtgcatgCTTATGAAGAAAATTCCCCTTTTCATCACTGCTATATCTGCAAGAACCtttttttatggcctatagtgcctgtaggtctacttgaagagtatgtatggaaagcactgttcagcttgcacccattagtggcgcaggcaattttatttatggtggtacccatattagggcccatatcaccatccaagtgcatctttggtgtaactacctagaacctggatatcatggtgacatgtaggtaactttaaactactcgacaaatggtatagtttcaaggcggtacatggtgggatttgaatctctacacgtggatgtctgcccgatcccacactcaccactttatccactagaCTACTGCCTCCCTACTAATGTATCTCAGCTATAACTGAGGTTTATCACATCAAGGTTTTGGAACCATTCATGAATTGTTCCTGGGAATGACATTTGATGACTTTTGGATTTTTCCTCAGAAT from Portunus trituberculatus isolate SZX2019 chromosome 9, ASM1759143v1, whole genome shotgun sequence encodes:
- the LOC123501154 gene encoding synaptosomal-associated protein 25-like isoform X9; protein product: MPEQDNVTGENMGDGSGEPRSDLQELQFKSNQVTDETLESTRRMLSLCEESQDAGAKTLYMLNDQGEQLDRIEEGMDQINADMKEAEKNLTGMEKCCGLCVLPCNKTSSQFKEDESTWKGKEDGVVSSQPQRVMDDRNGLGPSGGYIGRITNDAREDEMEENMGQVNTMIGNLRNMAIDMGSEIENQNRQIGRITRKADSNTTRVNMANERAGSLLKNA
- the LOC123501154 gene encoding synaptosomal-associated protein 25-like isoform X12: MGDGSGEPRSDLQELQFKSNQVTDETLESTRRMLSLCEESQDAGAKTLYMLNDQGEQLDRIEEGMDQINADMKEAEKNLTGMEKCCGLCVLPCNKTSSQFKEDESTWKGKEDGVVSSQPQRVMDDRNGLGPSGGYIGRITNDAREDEMEENMGQVNTMIGNLRNMAIDMGSEIENQNRQIGRITRKADSNTTRVNMANERAGSLLKNA
- the LOC123501154 gene encoding synaptosomal-associated protein 25-like isoform X13, giving the protein MGDGSGEPRSDLQELQFKSNQVTDETLESTRRMLSLCEESKEAGIRTLVALDDQGEQLDRIEEGMDQINADMKEAEKNLTGMEKCCGLCVLPCNKTSSQFKEDESTWKGKEDGVVSSQPQRVMDDRNGLGPSGGYIGRITNDAREDEMEENMGQVNTMIGNLRNMAIDMGSEIENQNRQIGRITRKADSNTTRVNMANERAGSLLKNA
- the LOC123501154 gene encoding synaptosomal-associated protein 25-like isoform X14, whose translation is MGDGSGEPRSDLQELQFKSNQVTDETLESTRRMLSLCEESNEVGITTMVLLDEQGEQLDRIEEGMDQINADMKEAEKNLTGMEKCCGLCVLPCNKTSSQFKEDESTWKGKEDGVVSSQPQRVMDDRNGLGPSGGYIGRITNDAREDEMEENMGQVNTMIGNLRNMAIDMGSEIENQNRQIGRITRKADSNTTRVNMANERAGSLLKNA